From the genome of Alosa alosa isolate M-15738 ecotype Scorff River chromosome 20, AALO_Geno_1.1, whole genome shotgun sequence, one region includes:
- the LOC125284933 gene encoding zinc finger protein 567-like codes for MASDGKMELDMLKLDQAVVGESVVAPVKESKPVINQQPYQHDSLQCFQCFITFCNSKAKERHMRKSHREEYKQQLQQTDTLFTCYVCDRTFPSSEELTQHQATHSTEDKPFRCPHCQGSFATFSELTDHRRNLCSERHCVCKDCGMLFRGPAKLRTHRLTQHPAPDAPPPDDGFTHRCPKCQQGFETEAELLQHQELHAGDEYCNGKAPPRKRGRPAKLQTTTPEAENGEKMEVEEATASVPTTEAGENSEEAKTAKRRGRPPKQQQPKQESKIPCPVGECKTVCTSLAQLRVHKKEAHPPPPPPRKAHACTECEESYGRAEQLQAHMKRAHGSNRHTCPTCGKSFGRESNLKAHQKSHSEGEGADEDKG; via the exons ATGGCCTCAGATGGGAAAATGGAGCTGGATATGCTCAAACTGGACCAGGCTGTGGTGGGAGAAAGTGTTGTTGCCCCTGTGAAAGAGTCAAAGCCAGTCATAAACCAACAACCAT ATCAACATGACAGCCTCCAGTGTTTTCAGTGCTTCATCACTTTCTGCAACTCAAAGGCCAAGGAGAGACACATGAGGAAGAGTCACAGAGAGGAGTACAAACAGCAGCTCCAGCAG ACGGACACTCTCTTCACCTGCTACGTGTGTGATCGCACCTTCCCTTCCTCAGAGGAGCTGACGCAGCACCAAGCCACCCACAGCACAGAGGACAAGCCCTTTCGCTGTCCACACTGTCAGGGTAGCTTTGCCACCTTTTCGGAG CTTACAGATCACCGCCGCAACCTGTGCTCTGAGCGTCATTGCGTTTGCAAGGACTGTGGTATGCTGTTCCGCGGCCCAGCTAAACTACGCACGCATCGCCTGACTCAACACCCGGCCCCGGACGCACCTCCACCTGACGATGGCTTCACCCACCGCTGCCCCAAGTGCCAGCAAGGCTTCGAGACAGAGGCCGAGCTTTTGCAGCACCAGGAGCTACACGCAGGCGACGAGTACTGCAACGGCAAGGCCCCACCGCGCAAGCGTGGCAGACCCGCAAAGCTGCAGACGACGACTCCTGAGGCAGAAAACGGAGagaagatggaggtggaggaggcaaCAGCATCAGTACCGACAACGGAAGCTGGAGAGAATTCAGAAGAGGCAAAGACTGCCAAACGTCGTGGGCGTCCTccgaagcagcagcagccaaaGCAGGAGTCAAAGATCCCCTGCCCCGTAGGAGAGTGCAAGACGGTGTGCACCAGTCTGGCGCAACTCCGCGTCCACAAGAAGGAAGCCCACCCGCCACCGCCCCCGCCACGGAAGGCCCACGCCTGCACCGAGTGCGAGGAGAGCTATGGCCGGGCAGAGCAACTGCAAGCGCACATGAAGCGCGCCCATGGGTCCAACCGGCACACCTGCCCCACCTGCGGCAAAAGTTTCGGTCGCGAGAGCAACCTGAAGGCTCATCAGAAGAGCCACAGTGAGGGCGAAGGGGCAGACGAAGACAAAGGGTAG
- the ndufv1 gene encoding NADH dehydrogenase [ubiquinone] flavoprotein 1, mitochondrial: MLTLSRILVSGAARVPAAAAVAASQSGATTITRFNSTAAQQQEKPKKTKFGPLADEDRIFTNLYGRHDWRLKGALSRGDWYKTKEILLKGVDWILNEVKTSGLRGRGGAGFPTGMKWGFMNKPSDGRPKYLVVNADEGEPGTCKDREIMRHDPHKLVEGCLVAGRAMGARAAYIYIRGEFYNESSNLQVAINEAYAAGLIGKNACDSGYDFDVFVMRGAGAYICGEETALIESIEGKQGKPRLKPPFPADVGVFGCPTTVANVETVSVAPTICRRGGSWFVGLGRERNSGTKLFNISGHVNTPCTVEEEMSIPLKELIERHAGGVRGGWDNLLCVIPGGSSTPLIPRHVCDDVLMDFDGLIQAQTGLGTAALIVMDKSTDVIRAIARLIEFYKHESCGQCTPCREGVDWMNNMMWRFVKGDAREAEIDMIWEISKQIEGHTICALGDGAAWPVQGLIRHFRPVMESRIAEFKQKQQARA; the protein is encoded by the exons ATGCTGACCTTGTCGCGCATCCTGGTCAGCGGTGCTGCACGCGTTCCAGCTGCTGCAGCAGTTGCTGCCAGTCAGAGTGGAGCAACAACTATCACGCGCTTTAACAGCACCGCTGCTCAGCAGCAG GAAAAGCCCAAGAAGACAAAGTTTGGCCCTTTGGCTGACGAAGACAGAATCTTCACCAATTTGTATGGCAGGCATGACTGGAG GCTGAAGGGAGCACTAAGCCGTGGAGACTGGTACAAGACCAAAGAGATCCTGCTGAAGGGCGTGGACTGGATCCTCAACGAGGTCAAGACCTCAGGCCTGCGGGGCCGAGGAGGTGCTGGCTTCCCCACCGGCATGAAATGGGGCTTCATGAACAAACCCAGCGATGGCAG GCCCAAGTACCTGGTGGTGAATGCGGACGAGGGTGAGCCTGGCACCTGCAAAGACAGGGAGATCATGCGCCACGACCCCCACAAGCTGGTGGAGGGCTGCCTGGTGGCTGGCAGGGCCATGGGCGCCCGCGCTGCCTACATCTACATCCGCGGAGAGTTCTACAATGAGTCCTCCAACCTGCAG GTGGCCATCAACGAGGCCTATGCTGCTGGTCTAATCGGCAAAAACGCCTGTGACTCTGGCTACGACtttgatgtgtttgtgatgCGCGGGGCTGGTGCCTACATCTGTGGGGAAGAGACCGCTCTCATCGAGTCCATTGAAGGCAAACAGGGCAAGCCGCGACTAAAGCCTCCCTTCCCTGCTGACGTTG GTGTGTTTGGTTGCCCAACGACTGTCGCCAACGTAGAAACCGTGTCGGTGGCGCCCACTATTTGCCGTCGTGGTGGCTCGTGGTTTGTAGGCCTGGGTCGTGAGAGGAATTCGGGGACGAAGCTTTTCAACATCTCCGGACACGTGAACACTCCGTGCacagtggaggaggagatgtcTATCCCACTAAAGGAGCTTATTGAGAGGCATGCAG GTGGCGTACGTGGAGGATGGGATAACCTGCTGTGTGTGATCCCTGGTGGCTCGTCCACTCCCCTCATTCCCCGTCATGTCTGTGATGATGTGCTCATGGACTTCGACGGCCTCATCCAGGCTCAGACCGGCCTGGGCACAGCTGCCCTCATTGTCATGGACAAgtct ACAGACGTCATCAGAGCCATCGCTCGCCTGATTGAGTTCTACAAGCACGAGAGCTGTGGCCAGTGCACACCGTGCAGAGAAG GTGTGGACTGGATGAATAACATGATGTGGAGGTTTGTGAAGGGCGATGCCCGTGAGGCAGAAATCGACATGATCTGGGAGATCAGCAAGCAGATCGAGGGTCACACCATCTGCGCCTTGGGTGACGGTGCCGCCTGGCCTGTGCAG GGCTTGATCCGTCATTTCCGCCCAGTCATGGAGAGCCGCATCGCAGAATTCAAACAGAAGCAGCAGGCCAGGGCTTAA
- the hcn3 gene encoding potassium/sodium hyperpolarization-activated cyclic nucleotide-gated channel 1: MDIDGQHIAPNGDSKPRSSSRIFSSPWRSVSETSVRGDRTDNVSRRLMSLVNPHHLRASSNQNSKMTDFGGSQTSTGTTSTTRCGSNIYDDKYSGEMPRTPSPDIDEQADGMDNTFLNRRLSTMLQPGVNKFSLRMFGSAKGVAAEQQRVKSFDVWIIHPYSDFRFYWDLVMLFLMMGNLIILPWGITFFEDQNTIPWIMFNMASDTLFLLDLALNFRTGVLENDNDQIILDPTVIRSRYLRGWFMVDLISSIPVDYFFLVVDLQSRLESSDVYRTARALRIVRFTKILSLLRLLRLSRLIRYIHQWEEIFHMTYDLAAAVVRIVNLIGMMLLLCHWDGCLQFMVPMLQDFPPDCWVAKNNMVHSSWQLQYSYAVFMAMSHMLCIGYGMQAPVSQTDVWLTMLSMIVGATCYAMFLGTATNLVQSLDSSRRQYQDKYKQVEQYMSFHKLPADLRQKIHDYYENRFQGKMFDEDNILEELSDPLKEEIKGYNCRELVANMPFFANIDPHFVTVVLSKLCFEVFLPGDVIIREGTLGRKMYFIQHGCVTVITSDKKEKQLVDGSYFGEICLLTRGRRTASVKAETYCRLYSLSVESFNEVLEEHPLIRRAFESIAMERIDRPDISITAPEKQKES, from the exons ATGGATATCGATGGGCAACACATTGCACCGAATGGGGACTCCAAACCGCGCAGTAGCTCCAGGATATTCTCATCCCCTTGGCGCTCAGTATCGGAGACATCCGTGCGGGGTGATCGCACGGACAACGTGAGCAGGAGGTTGATGTCTCTCGTGAACCCACATCACCTACGGGCCTCAAGTAACCAGAACTCCAAAATGACAGACTTTGGGGGATCTCAGACTTCCACAGGGACCACCTCCACAACCAGATGTGGTTCGAACATTTATGATGATAAGTACTCGGGTGAAATGCCGAGAACTCCATCACCAGACATAGACGAACAGGCTGATGGCATGGACAATACCTTCTTGAATAGAAGACTCAGTACAATGCTCCAACCCGGAGTCAATAAATTCTCCCTGCGAATGTTTGGTAGCGCTAAAGGAGTGGCCGCGGAGCAACAGCGGGTAAAATCTTTCGACGTGTGGATAATTCACCCTTACAGCGACTTCAG GTTCTACTGGGACCTGGTGATGCTGTTCTTGATGATGGGGAACCTAATCATCCTGCCGTGGGGCATCACCTTCTTTGAGGACCAGAACACGATACCATGGATCATGTTTAACATGGCCTCCGACACACTTTTCCTTCTTGACCTGGCCCTTAACTTCCGCACAGGTGTACTGGAAAACGACAATGATCAGATCATTTTGGATCCAACG GTGATCCGGAGTCGTTACCTGCGCGGCTGGTTCATGGTGGACTTAATCTCGTCCATCCCAGTCGACTACTTCTTCCTGGTGGTGGACCTGCAGTCTCGGCTGGAGTCATCAGATGTGTACCGCACAGCCAGGGCACTGCGCATCGTCCGCTTCACCAAAATCCTGAGCCTGCTGCGCCTGCTCCGGCTCTCCAGACTCATCCGCTACATCCACCAGTGGGAGGAG ATTTTCCATATGACCTATGACCTCGCGGCTGCGGTGGTGCGGATTGTAAACCTGATTGGCatgatgctgctgctgtgccACTGGGATGGCTGCCTGCAGTTCATGGTGCCCATGCTGCAGGACTTCCCGCCCGACTGCTGGGTCGCCAAAAACAACATGGTG CATTCCAGTTGGCAGCTACAGTACTCTTATGCTGTCTTCATGGCCATGAGCCACATGCTGTGCATTGGGTACGGGATGCAGGCTCCTGTGAGCCAGACAGATGTCTGGCTGACCATGTTAAGCATGATCGTCGGTGCTACCTGTTATGCCATGTTTCTGGGCACCGCTACCAACCTGGTGCAATCTCTGGACTCTTCCCGCCGACAGTACCAGGATAAG tATAAGCAAGTGGAACAGTACATGTCATTCCACAAGCTTCCTGCTGACTTGCGACAGAAGATCCACGATTATTATGAAAACCGCTTCCAGGGCAAGATGTTTGATGAGGACAACATCTTAGAAGAGCTCAGTGATCCACTCAAAGAG GAGATAAAGGGCTACAATTGCCGTGAGCTGGTGGCCAACATGCCATTCTTCGCTAACATTGACCCCCATTTCGTTACCGTTGTGCTGAGCAAATTGTGCTTTGAGGTGTTTCTCCCAGGTGACGTCATCATACGGGAAGGCACGCTTGGCCGTAAAATGTACTTCATACAACACGGCTGTGTTACGGTCATCACCAGTGACAAGAAGGAAAAGCAGCTCGTTGACGGCTCATACTTTGGGG AGATCTGTTTATTAACTCGTGGGCGGCGCACGGCCAGTGTGAAGGCAGAAACATACTGCCGCCTCTACTCCCTGAGTGTGGAGAGCTTCAACGAGGTCCTGGAAGAGCATCCTCTCATACGCAGAGCTTTCGAGAGCATTGCAATGGAGCGCATAGATCGACCAGACATTTCTATCACGGCaccagagaaacagaaagagagttAA
- the mcl1a gene encoding induced myeloid leukemia cell differentiation protein Mcl-1a, translating to MSRSTMKPNSVGVVGLLCPLTVQNGVVNNKVRMEDIGAPSATENKLDDCTNEVDKVGSPRVSLPVRKGLGFDSGFHSSDDDGSLPTSPDSQPCHVFPTEDTELHRETRELILEFYRNYTGLSGPERCRHKAMGTMRKVVHQVLLKHEIAFKGMMKRVDLDHIDDGVSFVRSVAENTFKDGVTNWGRIATLVAFGATLSEHMKGAGRPECVETVANEISSYLATQKYDWLFNNNGWHGFVNFFHVDDPEVAVRNTLMVFAGLAGLGAGLAFLIR from the exons ATGAGTCGTTCAACAATGAAGCCCAACAGCGTTGGTGTCGTCGGTTTGCTTTGTCCTCTCACGGTTCAAAATGGAGTCGTGAACAACAAGGTCCGTATGGAAGACATCGGAGCGCCCTCTGCAACCGAAAATAAACTGGATGATTGTACTAATGAAGTGGATAAAGTTGGTTCACCCAGAGTTTCACTACCTGTGAGAAAAGGCTTAGGGTTTGATAGTGGTTTTCACAGTTCGGATGACGATGGATCTTTACCCACATCTCCAGATTCTCAGCCATGTCATGTATTCCCTACGGAGGACACGGAACTCCATCGAGAAACAAGAGAATTAATCTTGGAGTTTTACCGGAATTATACAGGGCTCTCGGGACCAGAACGGTGTCGACATAAAGCCATGGGAACTATGAGAAAAGTCGTCCATCAAGTCTTACTAAAGCATGAGATCGCATTCAAAG GTATGATGAAGAGGGTAGATCTGGACCACATTGATGATGGTGTGTCATTTGTGAGAAGCGTGGCTGAGAACACATTCAAAGATGGCGTCACAAACTGGGGTCGCATCGCCACCTTGGTGGCCTTCGGGGCCACGCTCAGTGAACACATGAAAGGGGCCGGACGACCAGAATGCGTGGAGACTGTAGCTAACGAGATTTCCTCATACCTGGCCACCCAGAAGTATGACTGGCTCTTCAATAACAATGGATGG CATGGGTTCGTGAATTTTTTCCATGTGGATGACCCGGAGGTTGCGGTGAGAAACACACTCATGGTGTTTGCAGGTCTCGCCGGCCTCGGAGCTGGACTGGCCTTCCTGATAAGGTGA